A region of the Pelecanus crispus isolate bPelCri1 chromosome 1, bPelCri1.pri, whole genome shotgun sequence genome:
ataaaaattATGTTCATGCACTGTGCATATTATGTTATATATGAATATCTGGGTGATTATATATAGtctatgtgtatatacatgtagATAGATTTAGCAGAAAACTTCTTAACAGCAGTATTCCTCCCACCAAAAGCACAgccccttcctctccttcacCAGTGAGACTTCGGTGTCTTTGTAGGATCCTAACATTTACCCTGACCCTCGCTCCAGCATAGGACTGGAGCTGCGCTGTCGCTGAAGGCGGGAGCTGTTCTAAGTTGGTTTTGATGAGTGTCAAAGGCGAGCTCTGAGCAGGGGGGCATCCAGACGGTGCTTTTGGGTGGGAGCTGGAGAGGTTGGCACCAAAGTCTGAAGAGTCTTTCACTCTGGATGAGCTCCAAGCTTTTGTCTGTGTCTTGAGAAGGATAATCTGTGTCTGTAACCCAGCATGGAGACTTACTGGTATTCGCCTGCTAGCTAACTCCTTACTCCCACTTTGATCCTTTAGCAACATCTACAGGAAAACCAGTGCTGAATTCCATCTGCTTCTAGAGGACAGACTCTTTGCTAACTGCTGATCAAGTCCCTGTGTCCTCTGTGTTCTCCTCATGTGTCTGTTAACCACGAGCTCGCATTCTTCTGTCAGTGTTTGCACATTGTAATGGGCTCTTGCCTATAGACCATAATACTCATCCCTCGTTTCCGCTCCTTTTTCTAGCACTCCAATCCAGGTCATCCATAGATCAGGAGCACCAGTGCTTTCGCTGCTCCCGTACCGAGATGGATTTATTGCCAGCCAAGGTAACTCAAGTGCTGTGTTGTGCCAGTAGAAATTGTAGAATTGAATCGAGGAGTTTTGGGTATTGCCCTCTTCCATACAGGCTTGTAGAAGAGGGCTGGACAGTGTCCGTCGCCAAAAGGGGATGTAGCAGGAGCTATATTACATAGTTCCTTTTTGCCTTGTGATTTCCACTCCTCACGTCCCCCGTGTTCCTCCAAAATCGGGCCTCCAAGGTGCATCTCAACTCTTAGAGCCTTTTCCCATCTCTCTGACATCCTCATAACACGTTTCCCTCTCCCTGGGGGCTTCATACCCTGTGGACAGGCATTTCTGATGGACCTGTTAGTGCCTGTTTGTCATCAAGAGCATGGCTTGTTTCACTAACTGGCCAATGTTCCTTCCTTGCTGGCTATCTGTTCTGCTCGTGGAGGCGATGGAACCTGCTTTATCATTCAGCAAGACCTCGATTATGTCCTCGATCTCACAGACGCTGACTGTGACCCTGTGTACAAGGTAAGGAACGTGGTATATCGCCCACAATAAAGGGTGTAGGGAAGGATGATGCCAGGTAGCAGgcaactgcctttatcttggGATTCGGCAGCCCGCACAATGGGTTCCTTCACACAGTTgacttttaagcttttttttttttcctacctgaaTAATATTTTGCATAAACAAATCCTCTGCAGTATACGCTGGCGTTATCTCCGTCGTGCAGGAGCAAAGCTGAAGCAGTGCAGTAGTTTGGTTGTTGGAGTAGCTCTGGTGgaactgtatttctgtaaagaaatgtgAATTAATTCTGCTTGGAGGATCAGTGGGGTAAGAGAAACAGccggctgcatggtgctgccTCTTTTCTCTTGTCCCCTGGTGACTCGAGAGCAGAAAGCGGGTCTTGCTGTTGTGTTTCCAGACACCCCGCTGCACTTGCGCAGATCGGGGAGCATGACCTGGGTTCCCTGAGCTCTCAACCTGCTGGAAATCAGCTCTTTTTTTAACCCGTTCCAGTTCCACGCTCCTGTTCTCCCTCTCCTAGGTAACGCTCAGCCTCACGTGGAGCCTGAGATTTGACCCGCACAACTCATTGGCGTGAGCAAAGCACGGTCACGTCTCCTTTCAGATCTAACAGAAGAACCCTTGTGTGAGCGCTTAGGTGTTCCTGAAGCTCTTGGTGAAACCTCGAACTGTCCTTTAAAACTTGCTAATGCTGTTTCAGGAGGCACCCGTCTCCTCTTCACTCTGTAAAAGTCCAAAAGGAAAGCTTCCATCTCTAAATTAAAGTACCTCAATTTTACTTTTAACTGTCATTTGAGAGATACTCTGcttaaatactgctttttctccccctttttttcagGTAGCTTCTTGGGAGAAGCAAATTTACACGTGCTGCAGAGACGGGATAGTGAGGAGATACCAACTTTCCGACCTTTAAGTGCTTGATTCGGCCGAATAGCGGAGAGATGTGTCGAAATAGCTCTTCCAAGCTTATTTTCCTGCACAGCGCGTTTGAGATGCGTGTATAGGAGTTTCTGAGGTATATAGAAATTTCTGAGGCTATTGTGATAACTGGGCTCTATACAGAGGTTTTTTGGTGACAGGTAATATTTCTTACTACAACACAACTTGGATCATTTTTAATttggagagcagctctggggtGTTAGGGTCTTGTGTGgcaatgatttctttttttcactgctgaaaaactgctgtttctacgggggggtgggggaaataaaaatgaattggaGATGGGGGGGGAATTAATTGGAGATGGGGGCTGTGAAGGTGACTGTACCGCAGTGTGGACTGAAATAAAGCAACTGCTTTGATAACACCTGCGCGGAAAAGAATTTTCCgagaaaactcttttttttttttttaaaggggaaaaaaaataagtgaaaacCCCAAAAAGATAGAAGAGAGGTAATGTAGGCATGAGGGGGCGGCCGGAGCCCGGAAGTGCGCGGGAGAACTACAGCTCCCATAGTGCCCTGCGCGGGGGGAGACCGGAAGTGCCGGCCTGCCTTCCGCCGCGGTGACCATAGCAACGGAGGCGCGGGCCGCCATGGGGCAGGACTACTACGCCGTGCTGGAGCTGGGCCGCGGCGCTACCGACGCCGACATCAAGAAGGCGTGAGGGGTCTTGGCCTTCTGGGGGgagcccccccgagccccccaggGTTGGGGAGCGGCCTGGGGGGCCGGGAGGTGGTGTTGGGAATGGCGGCAGCCCTGGGCATGGCTGCCCTttgcctcccctctccctccacctCAAGGGCCTGAGGCGGGGGAAAGGCGTGGGAGAAGCTGTGAGGGAGCAGCCTAGGCTGGGGGGTGTTCTGGCACCCAGGGGCTGGCTGTGAGGCtgggctcttcccctcctttccccttcaTAGCTATCGCAAACTTGCCTTGAAGAACCATCCTTTAAAATGCAAGGAGCCCTGGGCACCAGAGAAGTTCAGGCAGCTGGCGGAGGCCTACGATGTGCTCAGCGATCGTAAGTGGGGAGACAGTTCTCTTCCACAGAACTTAGGGGCAGGAGGGGCCGGGGGTGAAGCATCTCTGCTCTGGCCAGAGGGGTGCCGAGGGCTGAACCCCCGGTCACTGGCACACCCAGGGAGGTGGCATCAGCTCTGTGACCCACAGCCAGGCTGACTGCTGGCATGGATTCCTGCTTCCATCCCAATTTGCTGTTCTCAAGGTGGTGGGGGACCGCTCTCTCTGGTCTCTGCCCAAGTAAAGCCTGGATCTCAGGCTCTCCCCCAGCATGGGGGAGCGTGGCCATTCCCaactcctccttcttccctaaGCCATGAAGAAAGGCATCTACGACAAGTTTGGAGAAGAGGGTCTCAAAGGTGGCATCCCCTTGGAATTTGGTGATGAGAACCCCTGGACCGCCGGCTACGTGTTTCACAACAACCCTGACAAAGTCTTCAAGGAGTTCTTTGGTGGAGACAACCCCTTCGCGGGTACGTAGCGGGGCTCTGGGGGTGCGGCCCAGGCCCTGTCTGTAGCTGCTGCAATGCCACGGCTACCGCCAGCTCTGAGCTTTAAGCTTTGCAGGGATGTTTCCCTGCCCAGCTATTCTCAGGTCGCTCTGGTGCTGTCAGTCCCCGATTCTTGGATGTGAGATCGTGACTTCCCCCGGTCTCGGGTGGATGGGAGGCCTGGGGGTACACGTTTGGGCTGTCAGCTCTTCCCAGCTACCGTTGTGAGCCTTTTCTTGGAGGATTTCCGTCAAAAAGAGGGCTCAGGTTGGCGAGGCTGCTGTAAACCACGTGAGCAAGATAAAAACactcctggaggaaaaaaaaaccactccagctggaggaggaaggtgatCCCAAGCAGGAGCAGATGGGAGGTTTCTGGGTGGCATATTTGGGGGTGCTTGGCTTCCAGGATAAGGAAACCCCAGAGGATTCCCCCCCCGACCTCTGATCCGAGTGAGGTGACCCCCCTCTGCTCGCTCACACAGAGTTCTTTGCTGAGGACGGCTCAGAGTTGATCCTGCCCTTTGGAGGACTGCGAGGACGAGGAGTGATGAAGCAAGACCCCCCGATCGTGCGGGATCTCTACCTCTCCCTTGAAGACCTGTTCTATGGCTGCACCAAGAAGATTAAGATCTCCCGCAGGGTGGGTGAAGGGGGAGCATGCTTGGCATGGTGGGGAATTTTGGGCCGGACTCTCCTCTTGCTGTAGGACGTTTTGGCAGCAGAGTCTGAGGCTTTAGGGCTGTTCCTGCTCGTGGAGGGCTCAGCAGATCACAGCACTCTATGTCTGTGCCATGGAGAGGGATCTGGACCAAACAGAGCACAAACACCGGCAGGATCCGAACTGGGATCCTCCTCTCTCCAAAAGGAATTCAGCATGAGAGGCGATGTGAAAGCTGGTGGGAACACAGGGCTGATTTCGGAGGCAGGTCACAAGGGAGCACAGTGTTTCCTGGGCTCCCACGTTTTCGTTTTCACACTGGGCTGCGTCTCCTTTCTGCTCTCGGTGACCTGCATCCCTCCTCTCGCTGTCCTGATCTCCTGGTTCCAGTCCTGAGTTTCTCTTACTCGATTTGATCCCGTTTGTACCCCCAGCCGCCTTGCTGTGGAGTAGGAGCTGTCCTTGCTCTCTTTGCTGGCTCGTGTGCAGCTGGATGAGCAGTGCTGTTATAACCCTCTCTTTTTGGGCACCGTGGTGTCACAGATCGCCTCTCTGTGTTGTCCCTTGGCGGGGTGTgacagccctgcggagaaggacttgggggtgctgggggatgaaaagctggacatgagctggcaatcTGCACTCACAGCCcggaaagccaaccccatcctgggctgcatccccagcagcgtggccagcagggcgagggaggggattctgcccctctgctccgctctgggcagaccccacctgcagccctgcacccagctctggggccctcagcacaaggaggacacggagctgttggagcgggtccagaggaggccaccaaaatgatgcgagggctggagcccctctgctccgaggccaggctgagggagttggggttgttcagcctggagaagagaaggctgcggggagaccttagtgcggcctttcagcactgaaagggggcttgtaagaaagatggggacagactttttagagGGAACTgttgcaacaggacaaggggttatggttttaaactaaaagaggggagattcaggctagatataagaaagaaatgttttacactgagggtggt
Encoded here:
- the DNAJB13 gene encoding dnaJ homolog subfamily B member 13 isoform X1 — translated: MGQDYYAVLELGRGATDADIKKAYRKLALKNHPLKCKEPWAPEKFRQLAEAYDVLSDPMKKGIYDKFGEEGLKGGIPLEFGDENPWTAGYVFHNNPDKVFKEFFGGDNPFAEFFAEDGSELILPFGGLRGRGVMKQDPPIVRDLYLSLEDLFYGCTKKIKISRRVMNEDGQTSTIRDKILTIDVQPGWKQGTRITFEKEGDQGPNVIPADITFVVQEKLHPRFKRANDNLIYVATIPLGKALIGCTVGVRTLDGRLLNIPINDIVDPKYCKVVPGEGMPLPQDPRCKGDLLIYFNICFPKKLTPDKKMLLKNALLS
- the DNAJB13 gene encoding dnaJ homolog subfamily B member 13 isoform X2 yields the protein MGQDYYAVLELGRGATDADIKKAYRKLALKNHPLKCKEPWAPEKFRQLAEAYDVLSDPMKKGIYDKFGEEGLKGGIPLEFGDENPWTAGYVFHNNPDKVFKEFFGGDNPFAEFFAEDGSELILPFGGLRGRGVMKQDPPIVRDLYLSLEDLFYGCTKKIKISRRVMNEDGQTSTIRDKILTIDVQPGWKQGTRITFEKEGDQGPNVIPADITFVVQEKLHPRFKRANDNLIYVATIPLGKALIGCTVGVRTLDGRLLNIPINDIVDSPKYCKVVPGEGMPLPQDPRCKGDLLIYFNICFPKKLTPDKKMLLKNALLS